From Planococcus halocryophilus, the proteins below share one genomic window:
- a CDS encoding peptidoglycan D,D-transpeptidase FtsI family protein → MKPPQKRRISLARVKLQSNTVFRMNVLFFTIFLLFSLLILRLGFLQIVKGEDYARAIARTEEVPVNTSVPRGRIFDSEGRIQVGNKPVNAITYTAMQTTKREEMMTVARELAKLIEKDVNKVTLRDKQDFYIQLNTESATKKVTDEERTAIAAEDITEKEKQRKLDALVREKITDEELASLSAEDLEVLAIYREMTSGYALTPQMIKNEDVTDEEFARVSERLTDPQLKGVNTVTDWKRIKSSDLTILGSTTTPETGIPATRLEYYLARDYSRNDRIGISFLEQQYEELLQGQKSVVKNITDGRGSVIETVPVDEGKAGKDLVLSIDSELQSELEKIVEDKLLELKKRPNSELVKDAYLVMMNPKTGEVLSMVGKRIGEDKDGKQVIYDYAFGTFTAAHEMGSTVKGATLLTGYAKNAVELNEVQIDEPLKFAGTALKKSIFNTEPFNRIPMTDLMAIERSSNVYMFKIAMKIAGVEYQYNRGLYVAPETFEEMRNSYAQFGLGVKTGIDLPNEGTGYMGGTAPATKLLDLAIGQYDTYTPMQLAQYISTIANDGYRMEPHVVKEIRSASTDGVTLGPIETIIEPEILNRINNTQEEIEQVQTGMRNVYIGSSGSARAQFSDAPYTAAGKTGTAEVYFYEKNHELNGEYAINIAHVGYAPFENPEIAYAVVIPYVTTDPKNVPRANNEIARAAADKYFELKSKEVVEESNLIKPPYSKTVEVEGE, encoded by the coding sequence TCTTATTGTTTTCTTTGTTGATTTTACGTTTAGGTTTTCTTCAAATCGTTAAAGGGGAAGATTATGCGCGTGCAATTGCAAGAACGGAAGAAGTCCCAGTTAATACGAGTGTCCCAAGAGGACGCATTTTTGATAGCGAAGGACGGATTCAAGTTGGCAACAAACCGGTCAATGCCATTACTTACACAGCGATGCAAACGACCAAAAGAGAAGAAATGATGACGGTGGCCCGAGAATTAGCAAAGCTGATCGAAAAAGACGTTAACAAAGTGACGCTCCGGGATAAACAGGATTTTTATATACAATTAAATACAGAAAGCGCCACAAAAAAAGTGACGGATGAAGAAAGAACAGCAATTGCTGCTGAAGACATTACTGAAAAAGAAAAGCAACGCAAACTTGATGCTTTAGTAAGAGAGAAAATCACAGATGAAGAACTCGCAAGTTTATCTGCAGAAGACCTTGAAGTGCTGGCAATTTATCGTGAGATGACTTCAGGATATGCATTGACTCCTCAAATGATCAAAAATGAAGATGTAACGGATGAAGAGTTTGCTCGTGTTTCGGAACGATTGACAGACCCGCAATTAAAAGGCGTTAATACCGTAACCGACTGGAAACGGATTAAATCGAGTGACTTAACCATTTTAGGGAGTACGACGACACCTGAAACAGGAATTCCTGCTACGAGACTGGAGTATTACTTAGCTCGAGATTATTCTCGTAATGATCGTATCGGCATAAGCTTTTTAGAACAACAATACGAAGAATTGTTACAAGGTCAAAAATCGGTCGTTAAAAATATTACCGATGGCCGAGGGAGTGTGATCGAAACAGTTCCTGTTGATGAAGGGAAAGCTGGTAAAGACTTAGTTTTATCCATTGATAGTGAATTGCAAAGTGAACTTGAAAAAATTGTAGAAGATAAATTGCTAGAGCTAAAAAAACGTCCGAATTCAGAATTAGTCAAAGATGCTTACTTAGTGATGATGAATCCGAAGACCGGAGAAGTTTTATCAATGGTAGGCAAACGAATTGGCGAAGATAAAGATGGCAAACAAGTGATTTATGACTATGCATTTGGGACATTTACAGCAGCTCACGAAATGGGTTCAACTGTGAAAGGTGCAACTTTATTAACGGGTTACGCTAAAAATGCAGTGGAACTCAATGAAGTTCAAATTGATGAGCCGCTCAAATTTGCCGGAACCGCGTTAAAAAAATCCATTTTTAACACAGAGCCATTTAATCGAATTCCGATGACAGATTTAATGGCCATTGAACGATCTTCAAACGTTTATATGTTTAAAATAGCGATGAAAATTGCAGGAGTCGAATATCAATACAACCGCGGATTATATGTAGCTCCTGAAACGTTTGAAGAAATGCGTAATTCATATGCACAATTTGGTTTAGGTGTAAAAACTGGCATTGATTTGCCGAATGAAGGAACAGGTTACATGGGAGGAACCGCTCCCGCTACTAAACTACTCGATTTAGCAATTGGTCAATATGATACGTATACACCGATGCAGTTAGCACAATATATTTCAACAATTGCTAATGACGGTTACCGGATGGAACCTCATGTGGTTAAAGAAATTCGAAGTGCGTCAACAGACGGGGTAACACTAGGTCCAATCGAAACAATTATTGAGCCTGAAATTCTAAATCGCATTAATAATACACAAGAAGAAATTGAGCAAGTTCAAACGGGTATGCGCAATGTATACATTGGAAGTTCAGGTTCAGCGCGTGCGCAATTTAGTGATGCCCCTTATACCGCTGCTGGGAAAACCGGAACAGCCGAAGTGTACTTCTACGAAAAAAACCATGAACTAAACGGGGAATATGCAATCAATATTGCGCATGTTGGATATGCCCCTTTTGAAAATCCAGAAATTGCTTATGCAGTCGTCATTCCCTACGTTACGACGGATCCGAAAAATGTTCCGAGAGCGAACAATGAAATTGCACGAGCAGCAGCTGATAAATATTTCGAGTTAAAAAGTAAAGAAGTAGTAGAAGAAAGTAATTTAATAAAACCACCTTATAGTAAAACAGTTGAAGTTGAAGGCGAATAA
- the pstC gene encoding phosphate ABC transporter permease subunit PstC yields MRPSVQEMIARSNGKKNKKVIEKIIPVLLFLIASVSVLTSIGIVVTLIVETITFFTRVPFFDFIFGTTWLPFSNKDAQFGILPLIVGTLKVTLIATIVAVPIGISAAIYLSEYASENVRRILKPVLEVLAGVPTIVYGFFALTFVTPILQSVFPEIKIFNAISPGIVVGIMIIPMIASLSEDAMSSVPKSIREGALAMGSTKFEVAWKITVPAALSGIIASVVLAVSRAIGETMIVSLAAGSTPRFDGDFTGSIQTMTAYIVQVSKGDAGFGTTIYYSIYAVGFTLFVFTMVMNILAGYVSKRFREEY; encoded by the coding sequence ATGCGACCATCTGTACAAGAAATGATCGCACGTTCAAATGGCAAGAAAAACAAAAAAGTAATTGAGAAGATCATTCCGGTTCTTTTGTTTTTGATTGCCTCAGTTTCGGTTTTAACATCCATTGGAATCGTTGTAACATTAATTGTGGAAACTATCACATTTTTCACACGTGTACCATTTTTTGATTTTATTTTTGGCACCACTTGGTTGCCGTTTTCAAATAAAGATGCCCAGTTTGGCATTTTGCCGTTAATCGTCGGAACATTGAAAGTTACTTTAATCGCAACTATTGTCGCGGTACCAATCGGCATTTCAGCCGCAATTTATTTAAGTGAATATGCCAGCGAAAATGTGCGTCGCATTTTGAAGCCGGTTCTTGAAGTATTGGCAGGCGTACCGACAATTGTTTACGGATTTTTTGCGCTAACATTTGTGACACCGATTCTTCAATCGGTATTTCCAGAAATCAAAATCTTCAATGCGATTTCACCCGGAATTGTTGTAGGAATCATGATTATTCCAATGATTGCTTCTTTATCAGAAGACGCTATGTCTTCTGTGCCGAAAAGCATACGAGAAGGCGCATTGGCAATGGGCTCGACAAAATTTGAGGTAGCTTGGAAAATAACGGTGCCAGCCGCGCTTTCAGGAATCATTGCATCGGTAGTGCTAGCTGTATCGAGAGCAATCGGAGAAACAATGATCGTGTCGCTTGCGGCCGGCTCCACACCAAGATTTGATGGCGACTTTACAGGTTCAATCCAAACAATGACTGCCTATATCGTTCAAGTATCAAAAGGTGATGCTGGATTTGGAACAACGATTTACTACTCCATCTATGCGGTCGGATTTACGCTGTTCGTCTTTACGATGGTTATGAACATCCTCGCCGGCTACGTCTCAAAACGTTTCAGGGAGGAATATTGA
- a CDS encoding PstS family phosphate ABC transporter substrate-binding protein, protein MRNWKFAMASTMIGSALILGACGSTETGTQTAGESGVEGTVSGDGSSTVAPIMEGIVEEYAGVQPDVQVTVGTSGTGGGFEKFIQGETDFSNASRPIKEEEAASLEEAGIEYTEFELAYDGLSVVVSQENDWVEDLTVEDLKKLWVEDGTTKKWSDINPEWPDEEVVFYAPGTDSGTFDYFNEVILEEEDLVSSATLSEDDNTLVQGIQADPNAIGFFGYAYYVANQDTLKVVSIDGVEPNNETIESGEYSPLSRPLFTYASNAALTDNEAAYDFMTYAIENAGAMAEAVGYVALPQEDYDKDLADLEALK, encoded by the coding sequence ATGAGAAACTGGAAATTCGCAATGGCATCAACAATGATCGGATCGGCTTTAATTTTAGGTGCATGTGGTAGTACGGAAACAGGTACACAAACAGCTGGAGAATCAGGTGTTGAAGGAACTGTGTCTGGTGACGGATCTTCTACAGTAGCGCCGATTATGGAAGGCATTGTTGAAGAATATGCTGGCGTACAACCAGATGTACAAGTAACAGTTGGTACATCAGGAACCGGTGGTGGGTTTGAAAAATTTATCCAAGGTGAAACGGATTTTTCCAATGCTTCTCGACCTATAAAAGAAGAGGAAGCTGCAAGCCTTGAAGAAGCAGGCATTGAATATACAGAATTTGAATTGGCTTATGATGGATTGTCAGTTGTCGTTAGTCAAGAGAACGATTGGGTAGAAGATTTAACAGTAGAAGATTTGAAAAAGTTATGGGTAGAAGATGGTACAACGAAAAAATGGTCAGATATCAATCCGGAATGGCCAGATGAAGAAGTGGTTTTCTACGCACCAGGAACAGATTCAGGCACTTTCGATTACTTTAATGAAGTGATTCTTGAAGAGGAAGATCTGGTTAGCTCAGCAACTTTATCTGAAGACGACAATACATTGGTCCAAGGCATACAAGCAGATCCAAATGCTATCGGATTTTTCGGCTATGCATATTACGTTGCGAACCAAGATACATTAAAAGTTGTATCGATTGATGGTGTCGAGCCTAATAATGAAACGATTGAGTCAGGAGAATATTCGCCTCTGTCACGTCCATTGTTCACATATGCTAGCAATGCTGCACTTACTGACAACGAAGCAGCATATGATTTCATGACGTATGCGATTGAAAATGCAGGAGCTATGGCTGAGGCTGTTGGCTATGTCGCTTTGCCACAAGAGGATTATGACAAAGACTTAGCAGATTTAGAAGCGCTTAAATAA